One region of Acropora muricata isolate sample 2 chromosome 13, ASM3666990v1, whole genome shotgun sequence genomic DNA includes:
- the LOC136896684 gene encoding uncharacterized protein → MANLKRPELKLVGNVSENFKNFELRFNDYCIQANYRNLAKDPVTERVDHYKSPLLEISALRSSLPDEALSVLRYTIDPQIGPDDKKKPWIWMDKLRAHYTDTSGGSLLTDRFKFWTSSQASHESIQEWEVKVRQASSLCAYGDLTDELTRDKFIFGLNEDHTRTELLKTHVKPDNSKKTLQDVVAEARAIESAKQTNKLIVDSSKGTDEEVHWTGLRHSQMKLRREPGTCFWCGDRRGAHPWKICPAKGKTCSSCGGNDHFARVCLEDPKFTVRDSRSKPSTNTSYARKDANGQRRDPRQGAPRHYPTTQSQDLHYTDTSFDHDCAFTYSLEAQVHSVAASRQAKRYFTNLALSTTGSAFTQVMFQIDTAATCNTMSLSTLRSFLPDADLKRSPYRLYPYGNSKPLEPEGQVDLVCERQDGYVTLTFQILPDSSIGSKPALLSGSDSERLGLITVHADEIHSLSSEVETTTAEHENLPGIQCSRLWDVASYHVETIPETKVTMACNHLRQLHETTANPCTPAPSPSKPIKVLSK, encoded by the coding sequence aTGGCAAACCTCAAAAGACCAGAGCTCAAGCTTGTGGGTAATGTgagtgaaaatttcaaaaattttgagCTTCGTTTTAACGATTATTGCATCCAAGCCAACTATCGTAACCTTGCCAAAGATCCTGTCACCGAACGAGTAGATCATTACAAAAGTCCTCTACTAGAGATTTCCGCCCTACGATCTTCACTTCCAGATGAAGCTTTGTCTGTACTTAGATACACAATAGATCCTCAGATCGGCCCCGACGACAAAAAGAAACCTTGGATTTGGATGGATAAACTACGCGCCCATTACACAGACACCTCAGGGGGTTCACTTCTCACCGACCGTTTCAAGTTCTGGACGTCCTCTCAAGCCTCGCATGAGTCCATACAAGAGTGGGAAGTCAAAGTAAGACAAGCGAGCAGCCTTTGTGCTTACGGTGATCTCACTGATGAACTCACTAGAGACAAATTTATCTTCGGTCTCAATGAGGATCACACGAGAACTGAGCTCCTCAAAACACACGTGAAACCTGACAACTCAAAGAAAACCCTGCAAGATGTGGTAGCAGAAGCGAGAGCCATTGAATCtgccaagcaaacaaacaaattaatcgTCGATTCGTCGAAAGGAACGGATGAAGAAGTCCACTGGACAGGCCTCAGACACAGCCAGATGAAACTCCGCAGGGAACCCGGAACATGCTTCTGGTGTGGAGACCGGCGAGGTGCCCACCCCTGGAAAATATGCCCTGCTAAAGGGAAAACTTGCTCATCTTGTGGCGGCAATGACCATTTCGCCCGAGTATGCCTGGAGGACCCTAAGTTCACAGTACGAGATTCCAGATCCAAACCTTCCACCAACACATCATATGCTAGAAAAGACGCGAATGGACAGCGACGTGACCCCCGACAGGGTGCTCCGCGACACTACCCAACTACCCAATCACAAGATCTGCATTACACTGACACATCCTTTGATCATGACTGTGCTTTCACCTACTCATTAGAAGCACAAGTTCACAGCGTTGCAGCGTCCAGACAGGCGAAACGCTACTTTACAAACCTAGCACTCTCCACGACAGGTTCAGCATTCACTCAAGTCATGTTCCAAATAGACACCGCAGCAACATGCAACACCATGTCCCTCAGCACGTTGCGATCATTTCTGCCTGATGCAGACCTCAAACGATCCCCCTACCGTCTATATCCCTACGGAAACTCGAAACCGTTGGAACCTGAAGGTCAAGTCGACTTAGTATGCGAAAGACAGGACGGATATGTAACACTCACCTTTCAAATCCTGCCAGACTCATCCATCGGATCCAAACCAGCACTACTGTCGGGGAGCGACAGTGAAAGACTAGGACTTATCACAGTGCACGCTGATGAAATCCATTCCCTATCCTCCGAGGTGGAAACCACAACTGCCGAGCACGAAAACCTCCCAGGGATCCAGTGTTCCCGACTATGGGATGTAGCCTCGTATCATGTCGAAACGATTCCAGAAACAAAAGTCACTATGGCTTGCAACCATCTTCGACAACTCCATGAGACGACCGCCAACCCATGTACTCCTGCACCATCGCCCTCTAAGCCAATCAAAGTTCTATCAAAATGA